A window of Amblyraja radiata isolate CabotCenter1 chromosome 25, sAmbRad1.1.pri, whole genome shotgun sequence contains these coding sequences:
- the eif2b1 gene encoding translation initiation factor eIF-2B subunit alpha isoform X2 produces the protein MDELELVDYFKTQMRENEDVASAVAAIRTLLEFLKRDKGETIQGLRENLKAAIKILSSVDSSVAVSSGGELFLRFISLTSLEHPDYSICKKTMIDRGELYLERISASRKKIANLCHAFISDGSKILTHSSSRVVLRVLEQAARAKKRFSVFITESQPDCSGLKSAESLKKLNIPVTVILDASVGYIMEKVDLLLVGAEGVVESGGIINKIGTYQMAVCAKSHNKPFYVVAESFKFVRLYPLNQQDVPDRFKYTAEILKSAKNLAEEHPTVDYTPPSFITLLFTDLGVLTPSAVSDELIKLYL, from the exons ATGGATGagctgg AGCTTGTAGACTATTTCAAAACTCAAATGAGGGAGAATGAAGATGTtgcatctgcagttgctgccATTCGCACCTTGCTGGAGTTTTTGAAGAGAGACAAAG GCGAGACCATCCAGGGGCTGAGAGAGAACCTGAAGGCAGCTATAAAAATCCTCAGCAGTGTGGACTCGTCAGTGGCCGTGTCTTCAGGCGGTGAACTCTTCCTCCGCTTTATcagcctgacatccctggaacatCCG GATTATTCAATATGCAAAAAGACGATGATAGACCGAGGGGAGCTTTACTTGGAAAGAATTTCAGCTTCAAGGAAGAAGATTGCGAACCTGTGTCACGCATTTATAAGTGACGGCTCT AAAATATTGACGCATTCCTCTTCGCGGGTGGTGCTACGAGTGTTGGAGCAAGCGGCCAGAGCCAAGAAACGCTTCAGTGTATTCATCACAGAATCACAGCCCGACTGCTCAGG GCTTAAAAGtgcagaaagtctgaagaagttgaACATTCCAGTGACTGTGATCCTTGATGCCTCAGTGGG GTACATTATGGAGAAAGTGGATTTGCTTCTGGTCGGGGCTGAAGGGGTGGTGGAGAGCGGAGGGATCATTAACAAG ATCGGGACATACCAGATGGCAGTCTGTGCAAAATCTCACAACAAGCCCTTCTATGTGGTCGCCGAGAGCTTTAAATTTGTCCGACTCTATCCCCTCAATCAGCAAGATGTTCCCGatcgatttaag TACACTGCGGAGATACTGAAGTCAGCAAAGAACCTTGCAGAGGAGCACCCGACAGTGGACTACACTCCTCCGTCATTCATTACCCTGTTGTTCACTGATCTGGGCGTGCTCACCCCTTCTGCTGTTAGTGATGAATTAATTAAACTATATTTGTGA
- the eif2b1 gene encoding translation initiation factor eIF-2B subunit alpha isoform X1 yields MDELELVDYFKTQMRENEDVASAVAAIRTLLEFLKRDKGETIQGLRENLKAAIKILSSVDSSVAVSSGGELFLRFISLTSLEHPDYSICKKTMIDRGELYLERISASRKKIANLCHAFISDGSKILTHSSSRVVLRVLEQAARAKKRFSVFITESQPDCSGLKSAESLKKLNIPVTVILDASVGYIMEKVDLLLVGAEGVVESGGIINKLVVFSLQIGTYQMAVCAKSHNKPFYVVAESFKFVRLYPLNQQDVPDRFKYTAEILKSAKNLAEEHPTVDYTPPSFITLLFTDLGVLTPSAVSDELIKLYL; encoded by the exons ATGGATGagctgg AGCTTGTAGACTATTTCAAAACTCAAATGAGGGAGAATGAAGATGTtgcatctgcagttgctgccATTCGCACCTTGCTGGAGTTTTTGAAGAGAGACAAAG GCGAGACCATCCAGGGGCTGAGAGAGAACCTGAAGGCAGCTATAAAAATCCTCAGCAGTGTGGACTCGTCAGTGGCCGTGTCTTCAGGCGGTGAACTCTTCCTCCGCTTTATcagcctgacatccctggaacatCCG GATTATTCAATATGCAAAAAGACGATGATAGACCGAGGGGAGCTTTACTTGGAAAGAATTTCAGCTTCAAGGAAGAAGATTGCGAACCTGTGTCACGCATTTATAAGTGACGGCTCT AAAATATTGACGCATTCCTCTTCGCGGGTGGTGCTACGAGTGTTGGAGCAAGCGGCCAGAGCCAAGAAACGCTTCAGTGTATTCATCACAGAATCACAGCCCGACTGCTCAGG GCTTAAAAGtgcagaaagtctgaagaagttgaACATTCCAGTGACTGTGATCCTTGATGCCTCAGTGGG GTACATTATGGAGAAAGTGGATTTGCTTCTGGTCGGGGCTGAAGGGGTGGTGGAGAGCGGAGGGATCATTAACAAG CTGGTGGTTTTCTCTCTGCAGATCGGGACATACCAGATGGCAGTCTGTGCAAAATCTCACAACAAGCCCTTCTATGTGGTCGCCGAGAGCTTTAAATTTGTCCGACTCTATCCCCTCAATCAGCAAGATGTTCCCGatcgatttaag TACACTGCGGAGATACTGAAGTCAGCAAAGAACCTTGCAGAGGAGCACCCGACAGTGGACTACACTCCTCCGTCATTCATTACCCTGTTGTTCACTGATCTGGGCGTGCTCACCCCTTCTGCTGTTAGTGATGAATTAATTAAACTATATTTGTGA